The genomic region AGCAGAATAGTATTTCTGATATTCCCCAACAGAAACATGGGCCTACTCCATACACAAGAAGTGATACTAATAAGAAATCTTGGATGTTATCAATGATGTATGGGAAAAGCCAAGAGGAAGATAGCAAGTCAGTGACTCCTGTAACTTCTCCCATTTCTCCTGTCAGTCAGGCTTCTCATCCTCCATCTTTTATGAAAAAAGAGGAAGGACCTGCAAAGCCACAGCTAGTTAAAGAGAGAAGTGTGCATAATATGcaagaaaaatttaaagaaaaacaagacaCTAACGTTCGACCTCTATCAGATAATCGCTCTAGACTTGGTGATTCGAGTGGCATTATAAGTCGGGCAAAGGAAGGTCTTGCTGCTAGTACCCGTCCAGAAAATCGGTCGACTACTTTAGTACCTCAAAAAAACAGTTCTTCAATTTCTGATCTCCGGAAGTCTGAGAGTGGCATTCAGTGGGATCAGTTAGTCAAGACAATCAACAAACCACTTTTAATTAATGACTTAGACTTCACAGACTTGAAGGATGAAGATGATGTTAATATCTTACAACCCCCAGCAACAATCCCAATGGGTGGAGTACCTCCTCCACCTCCTATGGGCATGGTACCTCCACCACTACCTCCTCCTCTTGGCATGCCACCCCCTCCTCCACCCCCTAATCAGAGTGGTCGTCCACAACCTCCACCTCCTCCCTTTATGGGAGGGCCCAGATTTGGGTTCCAAGCCCCACAAGCACCACCTTGGTCTAAGCAAGCACAGCAACAGAGACAGCAgcaacaacaagaacaacaaaaaacaactcctAAGAATAAGAAAACTGTAAAGCTCTTCTGGAAAGAAGTGAATACTGACCCAATGCTAATAAAAAGattatcaaagaaaaaaacaatatggGATGAATTAAATCCTGCAGCAGTAGATATACAAAAATTAGAGCATCTCTTTGAAAGCAGAGCAAAGGAAATAATAAACTGGGTAAGAAATTGCTTCCCATAGCTTAATTTGCTACCCACATTTTAGTTATTATTCTGATAGACTTCTGTTCCTGTGTTCAACAAAAAAAGGTAagaatatacataaaattatttttctgattgAATAAATACCAtatagattgaaaaaaaaacgcaTTACCACTATATCAGTGATGAACAATGGTCATCTTCCTCCAGTAGAAACAATCTGTTAACTGACCAAATGCTCAAGCACTCTTCTTTTgtgatttcactttttttttccccctttaCAATTCTGtacttaattatttaatttctatgttTCATGAAATTGTATTAggttctgaattaaaattataaatttgagtttaaaaagaaaactcaCAATATATtagatttcacaaaatatttaatttaaatctgTACACAGGAGCATTATTTTACAACTAAAAAAATAGATTGAATCATCCTAGACACAAACATCTCACAACTGACCACTGCTTTCTAACTTGCTAAGCTTAATCTcagttgttttcttcatttttcaccTTATGTTGGTGCCccttaaaaataattcagttattgtttgtgcttttgttttaccatttttataatgttttctcgATAGcttgtataataattttcaatGTAAATTTGCACTGATGTCGAAAGCTATAGTAATTTGtggtgtttcttgtattaaaAAGATTaccttaaaatgaaattattcagaaatgaaaaaagaaattaatgattCTTTGTGAATAacttcttaatacaaatatttatatgtttgtttattctgtATAAACTTCAGATCATTATTGTGCAAGTTAgtttaaaatatgacaaatatttaatgtacagAAACTCTCATTAGCAATAATTAAGTTTCTAGAAACTTATGTTTATATGTAATTAGCTTTTAAACTAAgtaatttgtttataacttttCAAAATCCTCCAAATTAGAAAACTGTGGTgtatttattatgattatttcaaccatttataaaaacagaacattcatttactttaacatttactttagtATCTTTATCCTTATTTTCATAATGATTCAAACCattctttataaatttttattcaaattggtaaaatttataaattaaagtttatacATGCCAGAAAACTAATTGCAAGTGTGATTTAATTTATATCTCGGCataattgaaattaacaaatgcaTGGCTAACATTTTTATCCAAGTAAATTGAATAATAATTGTTTAACTTGCAACTggtgtttggttttattttcagtGCATGTATTAGAgctaattttattattcattaaaattctaAATTGTACAAGTGCTGCATGATAGATTTGCttctaattaaacattttcttctctTGCTGTTGCTGCTGTTTATGTGACTGATTTATGACTTGACCTGCATTCTATCTGTTCAGGAGGTAAGCTTAAATgtacagttataataatttttaatatacaaaaggtTTACTATATTTAAAAGTGTTATGAACTACAAGAGTACAGTTGTTTAAATTTTTACCTGTTACTtaagcttttaatttaaaaaaaaatggtaaagaaacaatataagctcatattcagaaattataaaaatatacaaatattacagttttaaagtttaaagtataTGAGCATGAAAGAATTGAGTGATTCTATTTAAGTAATGAAAGATTTtgaacttgttttgaatttttcttttgatatgtagaaacacaaaatattttatagaataggTGTTTTCCTTGAATTGTGATTcaattacaattaaatttataacTATATTGTTAATAATAGTTATTTGGGTTTGTTCCTGTTCCACATTTTACCAGGAAGATcttcagttttatataataattgtattaattttcttttatatagttaaaacagaaaaaatacacattgttatcttaaaattaataaaaggaagACAGAAAAATGTAagacaatttctttgaaaaattttCTGAAAGTTTAGTATTTCTTACATTCAACTGTTGTGTTACTGATTTTCACATACTGTACTTGCCTAATTTATTCCAACAACTTTAGCCATAATATGTGAGTGTTGTGAGTATTTTACTGTATTAGCCCATTGGGAGAGTGGCAAATCTACAAACTGACAAATTGGGTTTAGTTTCCTGTGGAATACACTGTatatagcctaatgtggctttgctaaaacaCACACAACCTGTACTATAAATATTCAGGTGACTTATTTTTCCATGGATCATATTTAGTctgataacaacaaataaaataggtagactgaattttcagaaataaaaattcaaaatccataatatatatatatttcatatttttagcaTAATGACATAATCTTATCAAAATGTACATTTATAgtaaagttttcttcattacctATTCAAGTCATTCCCaaacttttaaatttgatttttcttttgaaatgtatacttgcaaataaacaataatataaaaagttttgCCTGAAACTAAATTAGGTATCTACTTTGAAACTTAGTTAAGGaatatgttgttgttatattttaaaaatcaaagacAAATATGTCTTTAAAAAATAACCTACAAATAGGTTTACAAAccaacagtaaaataaattatagtattttaagatatgtatagtaatattaaattaataacataatgGGCTTTAACTATAAGTCAGGttctgtttcttgtattttaaaatgtatctgtGGAGTATgttcagaaaagaaaaacaatatgcCAGTTACATCAAATTGTAAGCaacgtatataaaacatttttttaagatATTATAAACTAAACATTTACCTCTAAGTAAAATTCACTTCCTCCATCATTCTGGTGTGGTGTTACAAATGTCCAGTGTTTTAAGGATATCAGTTAAATATCTGATAGTGTCTTACAATCAATGAGATATGACATTATTGTGTTGCACAAGATCATCTTGTGTAGAAGTATTTACCTATTAACCTGACCTTTTTGTCATCTGTAACTTGCTCATATTTAATGTTTAGGAAATTCCTGTTCCTTTCTGAACATCCCTTGTgggaaatttatatgcaaaaacagctcgtttgggttgagaaaatattttacatagaagagcgaacaacgtttcgaccttcttcggtcatcgtcaagatACAATATCATGGCATTCTGTTTACAAAACTTTTTTATGGAGAGCATTTTCCCATATCCCTAGATATGGCAAATCCACAACATTTGAAAATTTCTTCTTTTGgcaatgttattttttatgttttcaaactaCATACATGTGTACaagtatatatattcatatttaaatcaGTGTCTAAATTTTGaagtcatttaaatatatatataaacctatcCAACAGAAAAATATTGACTGAACTATTAGATGTGCAGTTGTTTGAAGGAGGGAAACACTTACTTCAGGATAAAATCATGCTCTACATCAAGTACTGCAAGAATTTACTAACAATAAGTGACTGCTTGTTGTGCCAATGATTTATAAACTCTTCATTAAACAGCaatgtaaaacactaagattacaGTAATTAACATGATCACTACAAGTAAAAAGTTATACAAGTTTAATGATGAACCACTTTTTGTTTCGTTCAAGAGCTAAAAGACAAAATGAATAAACAACTCCAAAGCAACATAAAAAACGTAGGCTAACCTTGTCACTGAAATGTTTCGATAAAGCATAAGCAGTAAATTAAACGTGACACACACATTTCAGCCCAAGTTAGGCACAAGAACAGTTAAATCTAACTGTTCTTTCCCATCTGTTGTGATTAACTATTATTCTTGATGTGTTGTTTAACCAGTATTGTAAGTTACTTTTTTGATAAGTTACAGTATTAAAACAGTGCTTTACAGTAACTTTCTTTTGATGTTCTTCTAATTCATAAAACATTTCCAAATTGTTATTGGGTTCACCAAATAAACTTTGAACctgttagaaaataattaaaatgaatataaagaCTAAGTTGTGATAAGTAGTAATCATGAAGTACTTAATCAAAAACTGAAGTGTCAAGGAAACGTGCTTATGTTAAAGTTTTCTAACAGAATAGATGAGAAAACTGCATGTATTCAGTAGATCTGAACAGATAAgtcaattaatttttattgctttTGATCTTACAAGTATGTTAAAGAGTTTTCTCTAGAATGTGGGTGAATGTTTCTAAACTATCACTCCTATATACTTTGGCTtataacttgataaatatttgctAATTACACTTTGACAAACCCTGATTTCTTAGATACACTTAAGCAGTTCGATTTAACGACcatcaaaattaatttgataaatatcttGCTATTTAAAGAAAATCTTAGAATTAATGACAGTTATAAAATGGTtaacaatgaagtaaaaaatattaaatatgtattatatcaGAACAATTATGTATGCACTGCATTTCATTAATATTGTGGCTTATCAAGTGCTCACTTTGTCCATGGATCATACATTACATGTTGAAcaacacagttttgtttgttcttcacaaAAAGTGTAAAACGAGATAAATGGGAAGATTCAACAGATTTAACTTATTGTAAATGTCTATATCTTTCAATTGTAATTCTGTATTTTCAAGCCAATGGTGAAAGTACAGTATTATTCATGTATTCTTCATGTGTATGTTAACATagattttcatttctttaaatttaaaaacataagatTATTACATCACATTAAGTTTTCCAGACATATATTAGAGGCATATGGTCaatttgaatataaatttaacataaagaaTACAGATACTTTTTCATTTATGAAAACCACACACAGTTGCATCCGAAGTTGCAAATTCCCTTTTTATTCAAATACAATCCAGTTATATTCTTCAAAAATCTATCCTTTACATTTTACAATTAACTTAGAATATTAACACTATATAATATTTAGAGCTACATAATCttaacacaaatttaaaaaaaataaatacaattttaaaaacatggtCTATGTGTGATTAGTATCTGTTTGTTAACTTATAACAATGAAACTTGagaacatttttttgtaaaaagtagttttataggttaacattataattgaattatttcttaattttactaatagataatattttttcatacagAAAAATCAAGATGGTAAGAAAAATGAAGTAGTAGTCCTAGATCCAAAGAGATCAAATGCTATTAATATAGGAATGACCAAACTACCTCCACCAAGAACCATCAAGACAGCCATCTTAAAGATGGACAGCACAATCATGAACAGGGAAGGAATAGAGGTAGGATGTTCAGGCTTAGCATTTGGAACTCTCTGTAGACTTAGCTGCATCTCAACTGAAATTTATTACCCATGAAAGGGTAGGGATCATGAAAACTCTATCTATAATAATTGTTTGACaacaaaagtatttgaaaaatgaaaccaAATAGTTCCTTGAACTCTTTCAACTAATAATAAGTTTTTCAATGACACTTCAGTTTATAAATTAGCTTTGCTTAGAATGGGATGTATTGAATTTTAGTGCATGTTGTtggaatgaaatataataaaggaACATTTCAGAGacattttaaaggaaatattACTAAAGAAACTCCAGTAGCACATTCTTTCGGGATACATAGGATATCAGCCATCAATACATAACtttctttttaagttttaaatataatctcCAGAACCCATTAAACTAATTAACCACAAAGATTTGTCCacgatattaaatattatattctattttatattatacagtttaattctagttttacatatacattgatatgtttatttaattgttaattttttctctaatatttccttcttcatttgaaaaattctttttgtgataaatattacTCTTTCTATTTTCTCTTCATTTCTGACAATTCATATTTAGTTACCCACGTAGCATTTAAACTTTTAtctgataaaaatgtattatcttgCTTTCTCTGGTATTTTTAGTACACAATTTtataaaaaggtttaattttcataaatattaatattatttttctcacttttgttttatgtatttagtaaataaattatattgaaattcCATCGTAACTTCACTATTAAAAAGTAAGTTGTCATTGGTGAAATAAATGCAATATTTTACCTAAGTGACATTTAACTCTTTGGCACATCAATACTTgttaattatattactgtaagcattatatttgtttattaaattatttgcagCAGTAGGTATTAGAAATCCTTGAAGTTGCAATGCataactttgaatttaaatagtttttactgggatttacttttgtttattcttGCATAACTATGACTTCATTACTCCCGTCAGCATTAAGGTAGCACTGACCCTGTACTCTGTAATTACACTCTTAATCACATGTAACTAATGTGGCAAGTATAGAAAAATACCTAACATAAACTTAGAGATGATAAAAACGTGAAAATTTATACACGTTCTTTGTGAACATCTTTGTAGCTTCAATTGAAAACTTCACACATTTTCTGCAACTtgaataatattatattcattagtaaagatttttgaatttaaacaaaaatcaaactgtgaaagattgtaatataaataaGTGTGCTAAATTTCATACCAATACTGGCttttgattttaagtttttaGTTCAAGGTATTAGGATGGTCACAATGAGCATGTGTatgaattttcatgtttttattattcctaAGTAAAGTTATGGTGCTatgatatatatttctatatcccTGACACATTAATTATGCTTATGACATTGAAGTGACTGAAGGTTACAAGAAGTGTTTTAACAGTGTTTCCTCAGAATGTAAGTTTGTCAAGTTTCTATGGTCAGTGTTACCTTAAAGATGAATaacttcatattattattttcattttggcTACAAGctaacagtttaatatttttacttggcTCAGCTTAACATTTTGTGATTGACTTAGCAATGAAAGTGAAgggatgttttattttttacagaaaattcTCACCACAATGATGCCAACAGAAGACGAAAAGAACAAGATAATGGAAGCTCAGATGAATAACCCAGATGTGCCTCTAGGAACTGCTGAACAGTTCTTACTCACCCTTTCCTCAATTAGTGAGTTAGAAGCAAGGCTTAGGCTGTGGGCTTTTAGAATTGATTATGAAATGTTAGAAAAGGTACGTGTATATAACACCATTACCTTCTCCAAAATTGTAATTTCTAATActttatgaacattttttatttgaattatttattttgaaattcattgATAATTAGATTTATTATTAGAGTAAAGGCATACCAAAACTAATCTTAATGATTGAATTTATGTAAATCTATAGTACAACAAGGGTTGGAAGTtaattattcactaaaataatgtttttcaaatgAGACCCAAAACTCAAGCACTTTCAAATACTTCAAAAGTGCTCAAGTTCTGGTCTCGTTTGAGAACCAttacttcttttgtttttaatcctaTGCGCTAACTTCTTAATCAGAATTCACTAGGATAATGTGCTCTTTGTCTATCTTCTTCACTACTCTGTCTGTAATCACAAACTAATACTAATCATTTTTCAAACATGCTTGCAGAAACTAAGAGAAATGATTCACAAAAATATTCAGATATGGCTGATTGTCACACGCACACACAGAATGCTTTCTAGCATAAACACCTTTTAACTGTGGTTGTTAACACAGGTGAATTTGAAAAACCTGACATGAGTGTGTACAAttaacttttttcttatttttttcattagtGCAATTGGTgacatataaattaataaagccTCTAAGATAGGAAAATATTTCACTTGTgtgcttttaatgttttgtgtattaactTGATGTGAATATAAACCAGTACCGTGTTAATGAAATCTGCAGTTTGCTGCAGCTAGAAACAAGTTATGAATTTAGTAATCTAACTATTctatatatactatattttcAGGGATTTGAAAAGCTACATAGAGGTAAAACTATGTTAaactttttttcatataatttcagTTATTAGAATAGCTATATAGCATTTAGAGacaaaatttgacattttaaattaattagttaCTTTATGTAATAGGAAGTAGCAGAACCTCTTATGGATCTCAAGCAAGCAGTAGTTGAAATAGAAACCAATAGTACTTTCAAAATTGTATTGTCAACACTCCTTGCAATTGGAAACTTTCTTAATGGAGTTGAAGTAAGGAAATTAACCCAATCCTTCTatcagaaattttgaaatttgttggAAGTTTGGTATTTCATGTGTCACATGctgtagttttaatttaaaatattatataaacagtcATTACTGTACgtattgtattataaagaattaCGTGTTACTGTAATTTTACATCTGAAAAAATGTAATTgcaaattactttattttcaacCATATGAAACAACAGCACACAATACAAAAAACTTTCATtgtatatattaattgtttttaatgtttttgttatgtgtattaaaaatatattgaagttCTTAAAGTAATTTTCTACTTCTTACTGTGACGTTATTTTTGCTTTTCAATTCTTGTAAACCAGCAttactgaataaaacattttaaaattgcaaTATATGAAGATGCTTATTTGACTGCTAAAATGATATAGGTTTGaacttgaactttttttttttgctctcaaGGTAAAAGGTTTTCAAGTGGATTATCTAGCCAAAGTACCAGAAGTTAAAGACACAGTACATAAACACTCACTCCTACATCATCTGTGTCACATGGTCATGGAAAAATATCCCATGGCATCTGATCTTTACTCTGAAATGGGTGCAGTTACTAGATCATCAAAGGTATCCATATTTCTTTtgttagtgaaaccatgttaagtttgtttgttttgaactttgccccagatctacatgagggctatctgtaccagcCATTTCTAATAAAACAAGGACAGTCCAGAGGAAAAGCACCTAGTCAATATCGCCCACTACCAACCCtttaactactcttttaccagtgaatagtgggactgactgtcactcaATAACACCCCAACTGCCGATATGGTAAGCATATT from Tachypleus tridentatus isolate NWPU-2018 chromosome 1, ASM421037v1, whole genome shotgun sequence harbors:
- the LOC143225492 gene encoding FH1/FH2 domain-containing protein 3-like isoform X4; this encodes MLDFNEFLFIFYLTRSLEKLLNSTGRELRRSLFSLKQIFQDDKDLVHEFVQNDGLACLIKVGSEADQNYQNYILRALGQVMLYVDGMNGVIEHIETIQWLYSLISCKYRLVVKTALKLLLVFIEYTESNSQLLLNAVATVDTEKNGMPWSNIMNLLNERDSADMELLVYAMTLINKTLNGIPDQDTYYDIVDSLEEQGMERMIQYYMSKQGTDLDLLQQFQIYEAVLRHEDGECDTKALPVDHQLFRQIPRSRKSYLDDNDRRKSRRHSVGNFLSSGSNKPYSPSIHKTPEEPFSQWKEREGNENKESLKESDSNRGSLQLNGTSQPKQPDVNGITPALRRRRERDARNRSLIKEQEENSKGVVYQRTDSVSSTGSIDSVGSIEKPTGKTEKPSLVERQRSRFENRIEDENRKNHQLLRMHSREESKKQQEQKTPAQLAKQNSISDIPQQKHGPTPYTRSDTNKKSWMLSMMYGKSQEEDSKSVTPVTSPISPVSQASHPPSFMKKEEGPAKPQLVKERSVHNMQEKFKEKQDTNVRPLSDNRSRLGDSSGIISRAKEGLAASTRPENRSTTLVPQKNSSSISDLRKSESGIQWDQLVKTINKPLLINDLDFTDLKDEDDVNILQPPATIPMGGVPPPPPMGMVPPPLPPPLGMPPPPPPPNQSGRPQPPPPPFMGGPRFGFQAPQAPPWSKQAQQQRQQQQQEQQKTTPKNKKTVKLFWKEVNTDPMLIKRLSKKKTIWDELNPAAVDIQKLEHLFESRAKEIINWEKNQDGKKNEVVVLDPKRSNAINIGMTKLPPPRTIKTAILKMDSTIMNREGIEKILTTMMPTEDEKNKIMEAQMNNPDVPLGTAEQFLLTLSSISELEARLRLWAFRIDYEMLEKEVAEPLMDLKQAVVEIETNSTFKIVLSTLLAIGNFLNGVEVKGFQVDYLAKVPEVKDTVHKHSLLHHLCHMVMEKYPMASDLYSEMGAVTRSSKE